In Apium graveolens cultivar Ventura chromosome 10, ASM990537v1, whole genome shotgun sequence, the following are encoded in one genomic region:
- the LOC141691640 gene encoding uncharacterized protein LOC141691640, with amino-acid sequence MSVSSYFTKFRSLNDELDALTDVPRCDCKKCTCSVNEKLDKFYKSTKLSQILMGLSDQYTAIRGHLLLMSPVPSLSAAYSILMQEESQRECISGTSNFNSSELIALAVKQNDAGRFSQFQSNSGNKSTCVSKVKTNADSNLICEICSMTGHNKDKCFCVHGYPEWHKLYDAVHEGTDKNSESGAFTNAQCQQLMHMIQTSLKDLSSAASHTASNQNANLGHHHLAGTALHFVCHTNYKQLLNDSMWIIDSGATNHITPHLHLMTDIQTINSTIHLPNGQTTTVTHIGTIRLHSNITLTEVLHVPSFNYNRLSIPKLTNSNSCDISFTKNTCYIQDHILKKTIEIGELQDGLYLLNQPAQSSTSTHKLVTNCYSAYLVFYNQAKTHVVDSSLWHARLGHPSVSSMNLLPKDMYHITVFGTLCFATNNSPHKDKFADRSTKCIFIGYPFTQKAYKIMNLETRQVFVSRDVHFCEQVYPFKSIIVSSTPPHLYPEQTTYTDPFSEDFNSTTFSSHPVVEYQNRDSLTQTSSSTQVAPSVIRERPVQHKQMPAKFQDYVGVPTILKPTTNVVQLQMSNLFSSDYHAFMANITHVPEPTSYKIACQHSVWCEAMATELAALEANETWKIVPLPAGKRMMDVTNAFLYGELQEEVYMAIPQGYTLPSQFAHYSEYGFHQAHSDHSLFVLAHPTSFLTILVYVDDILVVGNNPTTVGRIKSHLANHFKIKDLGPIKYFLGIEAARSEKGIYLNQRKYTFDIIKDVGFEQARIATVPMEQNHTLLSDSTSPFLYNPAPYRRLVGRLIYLM; translated from the exons ATGTCAGTCTCTTCCTACTTCACTAAGTTTCGCTCCTTAAATGATGAATTAGATGCTCTAACTGATGTGCCTCGATGTGATTGTAAAAAGTGCACTTGCTCTGTTAATGAGAAACTGGATAAATTCTATAAGAGCACAAAATTATCTCAGATCTTGATGGGATTAAGTGATCAGTATACTGCAATTAGAGGACATTTGTTGTTGATGAGTCCAGTTCCAAGTTTGAGTGCTGCTTATAGTATACTGATGCAAGAAGAAAGTCAAAGAGAATGTATCTCTGGTACTAGCAATTTCAATTCATCTGAGTTAATAGCTTTGGCAGTGAAGCAAAATGATGCTGGGAGGTTTTCTCAATTTCAGTCTAATTCTGGAAACAAGAGTACTTGTGTCTCTAAAGTAAAGACTAATGCAGATAGCAATCTGATTTGTGAAATCTGTAGTATGACTGGTCACAATAAGGATAAATGTTTTTGTGTGCACGGATATCCTGAATGGCATAAGCTCTATG ATGCTGTTCATGAAGGGACTGATAAGAATAGTGAATCTGGAGCTTTCACTAATGCGCAATGTCAGCAACTAATGCACATGATACAGACAAGCCTTAAGGATCTCTCCTCTGCTGCAAGTCATACTGCTTCAAATCAAAATGCAAATCTTGGCCATCATCATCTAGCTGGTACTGCCCTTCATTTTGTCTGTCATACAAATTATAAACAATTGTTAAATGATTCTATGTGGATTATAGATTCAGGGGCTACAAACCATATAACCCCTCATTTACATCTAATGACTGATATCCAAACTAtaaattccactattcatttacCTAATGGTCAAACAACCACAGTCACACACATTGGCACTATTCGACTACATTCAAATATAACACTTACTGAAGTGCTTCATGTACCGAGCTTTAACTACAATCGGCTTTCTATTCCTAAACTCACAAAttcaaattcttgtgatatatcTTTTACTAAGAATACTTGTTATATTCAGGACCATATCTTGAAGAAGACCATAGAGATTGGTGAACTTCAAGACGGTCTCTACCTCCTAAATCAGCCAGCTCAATCCTCTACTTCAACTCACAAACTTGTGACAAATTGTTATTCTGCTTATTTAGTATTTTATAATCAAGCTAAGACACATGTAGTTGATTCTTCATTATGGCATGCCCGTTTGGGTCACCCATCTGTCTCTTCTATGAACTTGTTGCCTAAAGATATGTATCATATAACA GTGTTTGGAACTTTGTGTTTTGCTACAAATAATAGTCCACATAAAGATAAATTTGCTGACAGATCTACTAAATGCATATTCATTGGATACCCGTTTACTCAAAAGGCATACAAAATAATGAATTTGGAAACAAGACAAGTTTTTGTTTCGAGAGATGTACACTTCTGTGAACAGGTTTACCCTTTTAAATCTATCATTGTATCCTCTACTCCCCCTCATTTGTACCCAGAACAGACTACATATACAGATCCTTTTTCTGAGGATTTTAATTCGACAACCTTCAGCTCTCATCCTGTTGTAGAATATCAAAATAGAGATTCTTTGACTCAAACGTCATCATCAACTCAAGTAGCTCCTTCGGTTATCAGAGAAAGACCTGTTCAACACAAACAAATGCCAGCAAAATTTCAAGATTATGTCGGAGTACCAACAATTCTCAAGCCAACTACTAATGTAGTTCAACTTCAGATGTCAAATTTGTTTTCTTCTGACTATCATGCTTTTATGGCTAATATTACTCATGTTCCTGAACCAACTTCATACAAAATAGCTTGTCAACATTCAGTGTGGTGTGAAGCTATGGCCACTGAGCTGGCAGCTCTTGAAGCTAATGAAACTTGGAAAATAGTACCCTTACCTGCAGGAAAGAGAATG ATGGACGTGACTAATGCTTTTCTCTATGGTGAGTTGCAAGAGGAGGTGTATATGGCTATTCCTCAAGGGTACACACTTCCTTCTCAGTTTGCTCATTATTCTG AGTATGGCTTTCATCAAGCTCATTCAGATCACAGTTTGTTTGTACTAGCTCATCCAACTAGTTTTCTTACTATTTTGGTGTACGTGGATGATATTTTAGTCGTGGGAAACAATCCTACTACTGTTGGCAGAATCAAGTCACACTTAGCCAACCATTTCAAGATTAAGGACTTAGGTCCCATTAAGTATTTCTTAGGGATTGAGGCTGCAAGATCAGAAAAAGGTATCTACTTGAATCAGAGGAAATATACTTTTGATATTATCAAAGATGTTGGTTTTGAACAAGCTCGTATTGCTACAGTTCCCATGGAACAGAATCACACTTTGTTAAGTGATAGTACTTCACCATTCCTGTATAATCCTGCTCCCTACAGACGTTTAGTTGGTCGATTGATATAtttaatgtaa